One window from the genome of Elaeis guineensis isolate ETL-2024a chromosome 5, EG11, whole genome shotgun sequence encodes:
- the LOC105044792 gene encoding uncharacterized protein: MLSKSSDLPQESLEIRQDDKFYTRLLSKESSMANPSFRVYYGVATGSVPFLWESRPGTPKSTITTTTLPPLTPPPSYYSSPKIKSSKKSPKSNFLHTILPRLTLRKAHAPPSPSVSLSSSSVSSSSSSFSPTGFTGAHHQRRRSSTTRFSFSSRGDDEDSDDDGSPTSTLCFRMRHAATGRLRGCHSVVTMKKALLSIVGHGSSQDTGA; encoded by the coding sequence ATGCTTTCCAAAAGCTCAGATCTCCCCCAGGAGTCCCTTGAAATAAGGCAGGATGACAAGTTCTACACCAGGCTCCTCTCCAAGGAGAGCTCTATGGCCAACCCTTCCTTCAGGGTCTACTATGGGGTGGCCACTGGGTCTGTGCCTTTCTTGTGGGAGTCACGACCTGGGACACCAAAGAGCACCATCACCACCACCACCCTCCCTCCCCTCACCCCTCCACCCTCATACTACTCCAGCCCCAAGATCAAAAGCTCCAAGAAGTCCCCCAAGTCCAACTTCCTTCATACCATCCTCCCTAGGCTCACTCTGAGGAAGGCCCATGCACCGCCTTCGCCGTCTGTCTCGCTGTCATCCTCGTCGGTGtcatcttcctcctcctccttctctccAACGGGCTTCACAGGCGCTCATCACCAGCGCCGGCGGTCATCAACCACGAGGTTTTCATTCTCCTCCCGGGGCGACGACGAGGACTCCGACGACGATGGGTCCCCCACCTCGACTTTGTGCTTCAGGATGCGGCATGCGGCCACCGGCAGGCTCAGGGGTTGCCACTCGGTCGTTACCATGAAAAAAGCATTGCTGTCGATCGTCGGTCATGGATCCAGCCAAGATACTGGTGCCTAG